One Palaemon carinicauda isolate YSFRI2023 chromosome 5, ASM3689809v2, whole genome shotgun sequence DNA window includes the following coding sequences:
- the LOC137641020 gene encoding uncharacterized protein yields MAKLLKPSRLDIDPSSFNAAKEWKHWHRTLTNFIEESGDAASDKLRALVNCVSSSVYELIEDCSTFESAIAKLDSVYVKLPNEIFARHVLATRRQQSGEPIDEFLRELHKLSKDCNFQPVTAEQYWHELVRDAFINGIASVFICQWLLENKSLNLETAHSQALTLDLAQRIADAYASPPVPHTAPLVPERQARPSGDQQQHPTQEGGEGSSPGGSAVAAAYLSKRKCYFCGNALHSTGRVSCPARTATCNKCGKTGHFAKVCKSKVSGSTTTTLYNPTLLTITATYPNNLSHAATNITVNGHSLKALVDSCSSDSFIREKVAQRLKLTVVPASSAVSMASKSFNASSPGFVIADLVHLDQRYSCIQTINQYTELDAYPLSRIEDLVHDLARYKVFSTFDLKSAYHQINIKESERKYTAFEGAGKLFQFCRIPFGVTNGVAAFQRAMDKLAEDEKLKDTFPYLDNITVGGATQAEHDENVQKFLEVVRKRNLTLNEVKSVISVPTINLLGYCVGNNVIKPDPDRLRPPQELPPPTHMGSLRRAQGLFAYYAKWIPGFSDMIHPLVNTKTFPLSEPALAAFSSLKKQLMDVSLRAVDESSFCCRV; encoded by the exons ATGGCTAAGTTACTGAAGCCGTCCAGACTGGACATAGATCCCAGCTCGTTCAATGCAGCCAAAGAGTGGAAGCACTGGCATAGAACATTAACTAATTTCATAGAAGAAAGTGGAGATGCTGCATCAGACAAGTTGAGGGCATTAGTGAATTGTGTGTCCTCGAGTGTATATGAACTGATCGAAGACTGTAGTACTTTTGAGAGTGCAATCGCCAAACTGGATAGTGTTTATGTCAAGTTGCCGAATGAGATTTTTGCCAGACATGTTTTGGCAACTCGACGACAGCAGTCAGGAGAACCCATTGATGAATTTCTGCGCGAGTTACATAAACTCAGCAAAGACTGCAACTTCCAGCCAGTCACAGCAGAACAATATTGGCATGAGCTAGTACGTGATGCATTTATCAATGGTATTGCCTCAGTATTTATTTGTCAGTGGCTACTAGAGAATAAGTCACTGAATCTGGAGACTGCACACAGTCAAGCTCTTACGTTGGATCTTGCCCAGCGCATTGCCGACGCATATGCATCGCCACCTGTTCCTCATACTGCTCCTTTAGTTCCAGAGCGGCAGGCGCGGCCCAGCGGTGACCAGCAGCAACATCCAACACAAGAGGGAGGAGAAGGAAGTTCACCTGGAGGTTCAGCTGTTGCCGCTGCCTACTtatcaaagagaaaatgttatttctGTGGTAATGCACTTCACAGTACAGGTAGAGTGAGTTGTCCTGCACGTACTGCCACATGCAACAAATGCGGTAAAACAGGCCATTTTGCAAAAGTCTGTAAATCGAAAGTTTCAGGTAGTACCACTACTACATTGTATAATCCCACTTTGCTTACAATAACGGCCActtatccaaataatctttcacATGCAGCTACAAACATCACTGTAAATGGCCACTCATTGAAGGCACTAGTTGATTCTTGTAGCTCAGATAGTTTTATACGTGAAAAAGTAGCGCAGAGACTAAAACTGACAGTAGTCCCTGCAAGCTCAGCGGTCTCAATGGCATCAAAATCGTTCAATGCTAGTTCCCCTGGATTTGTCATAGCAGACTTGGTTCACCTTGATCAGAGATATTCCTGTATACAG ACCATTAACCAATACACAGAACTAGATGCTTACCCCCTCTCAAGGATAGAGGATTTGGTACATGACCTTGCAAGATATAAGGTGTTTTCCACATTTGACTTGAAGAGTGCATATCACCAAATCAACATTAAAGAGAGTGAGAGGAAGTACACTGCTTTTGAAGGTGCAGGgaaattgtttcaattttgtaggaTTCCATTTGGTGTGACAAATGGTGTAGCTGCATTCCAAAGAGCTATGGACAAATTAGCTGAGGATGAGAAGCTCAAAGATACTTTTCCATACCTAGACAATATCACTGTAGGTGGAGCAACTCAGGCTGAACATGACGAAAACGTTCAAAAGTTCTTGGAGGTGGTTCGGAAACGGAACCTTACCCTCAATGAAGTGAAATCAGTTATTTCTGTTCCTACAATCAATCTTCTAGGGTATTGTGTCGGGAATAATGTTATAAAGCCTGACCCAGACAGATTACGTCCCCCTCAAGAATTACCGCCTCCCACACATATGGGCTCTCTGCGAAGAGCTCAAGGATTGTTTGCCTATTATGCCAAATGGATCCCTGGTTTTTCTGACATGATCCATCCCTTAGTGAACACAAAAACTTTTCCACTGAGCGAGCCAGCACTAGCTGCTTTCAGTTCTTTAAAAAAACAACTTATGGATGTTTCACTTCGGGCTGTGGATGAGTCTTCCTTTTGTTGTAGAGTGTGA
- the LOC137641019 gene encoding uncharacterized protein has protein sequence MALLSYSIVVRERGKSRVATSPPLTTPCQELLALTIGTRLAVHLLEIFGDKISDCTVWSDSKVALSWVFHDKSKEVFVINRAKEIKNLKSNHNIRLFYVCTEENPADLVTRGISMSLLGKSVLWFHGPTWIIHQNQFPEQEDVVYREFVNVNEILAEPSLRVPDDDVITFNCSEFSSLKHALRIVGRLIRFGRRIFPETFQEMNNLLVLIRIMQRQAFPTLYYALNNGLKENSSVPSELRNLIRQLGLYVDESGVIRCQGRIQNTDLSESAKHPVYVASRHPLWPLIVLHYHVLNLHWNINTLVIILQQQFWAGKIRQSVKKILKAYLLCKKVQNQPLSVPGERINHEVPFSCVGVDYTGNINVSESEAENEKAASWKGDFYERLIGVVKSCLHRALFKKRVSFTELTTIAAEAENIINNRPLTYVNEDNADDALTPAKLLYGRNITIAPPLNKLVDLSYHENVDLRENYAKLWKDTGTSSCQTSVLIVNKNCKIYKYTLGIIDQLHAGPDNVIRTVEIRTESGNFTRPLNQVIPLERNVTETSSTDNKQDEEGEAESPDVGDELESVANDETPDAPPLQMMCDRRPMRRAAVEADEHRKQLI, from the exons atggcgctgttgtcatactcaatagtagtacgagaacgggg CAAGTCTCGAGTAGCCACGAGCCCTCCACTCACTACTCCATGTCAAGAATTACTTGCTTTAACTATAGGCACACGCCTAGCTGTTCATTTGTTAGAGATTTTTGGGGATAAGATTTCAGATTGCACAGTTTGGAGTGATTCTAAGGTTGCTTTGAGTTGGGTGTTTCATGATAAATCTAAAGAAGTGTTTGTAATTAACAGAGCAAAGGAAATCAAGAACTTGAAGTCCAATCATAACATAAGACTCTTTTATGTTTGTACCGAGGAAAATCCTGCTGATTTAGTTACACGAGGTATTTCAATGTCTCTTTTGGGTAAGTCAGTTTTGTGGTTTCATGGTCCCACTTGGATCATTCACCAAAATCAATTCCCAGAACAAGAAGATGTAGTTTACAGAGAGTTtgttaatgtaaatgaaatacttGCAGAACCAAGTTTGAGAGTTCCCGATGATGATGTGATTACGTTTAATTGTTCAGAATTTTCTTCATTGAAACATGCATTGAGAATTGTTGGCAGATTAATTAGGTTTGGGAGAAGAATATTTCCTGAGACATTCCAGGAAATGAATAATTTACTCGTGTTAATCAGGATTATGCAACGTCAAGCTTTCCCAACACTGTATTATGCATTGAACAATGGTTTAAAAGAAAATTCTAGTGTTCCCTCTGAGTTGAGGAATCTTATCAGACAGTTGGGTCTTTATGTAGATGAAAGTGGTGTCATTAGGTGTCAAGGGAGAATTCAAAATACAGATTTGTCAGAATCTGCTAAGCATCCAGTGTACGTCGCTAGTCGACACCCCTTATGGCCACTTATAGTGTTACATTACCACGTACTTAACCTACACTGGAACATAAACACATTAGTGATCATTCTGCAACAGCAGTTTTGGGCAGGAAAAATTCGCCAATCAGTGAAGAAGATTTTGAAAGCATATCTTCTGTGTAAGAAAGTGCAGAATCAACCCCTAAGTGTACCAGGAGAGCGAATTAATCATGAAGTACCGTTTTCCTGTGTTGGCGTGGACTATACGGGAAACATTAATGTATCTGAGAGTGAAGCTGAAAATGAGAAGGC AGCCTCATGGAAAGGAGATTTTTATGAGAGACTGATCGGGGTAGTGAAAAGCTGTTTACACAGGGCCTTGTTTAAAAAGAGAGTTTCATTCACAGAACTCACTACCATCGCAGCCGAAGCTGAAAACATCATCAATAACAGGCCCCTAACATATGTCAATGAAGATAACGCTGATGATGCACTCACTCCTGCGAAACTCTTATATGGCAGAAACATTACAATAGCTCCTCCTCTGAACAAGCTCGTCGACTTATCTTACCATGAGAACGTTGATTTGAGGGAGAACTATGCCAAATTGT GGAAAGACACAGGAACGTCGAGTTGTCAAACATCAGTTCTTATAGTTAATAAGAACTGTAAGATATACAAGTACACTTTGGGAATTATCGACCAACTCCATGCAGGACCTGATAATGTCATAAGGACAGTTGAGATAAGAACGGAAAGTGGAAATTTTACGAGGCCACTGAATCAAGTCATTCCACTTGAACGTAATGTAACAGAGACGTCGTCAACAGATAACAAACAAGATGAAGAAGGTGAGGCCGAATCCCCGGACGTAGGAGATGAATTGGAGAGTGTCGCGAATGATGAAACACCAGATGCCCCACCATTACAGATGATGTGTGATCGTCGTCCTATGAGAAGAGCTGCTGTTGAAGCTGATGAACACAGGAAACAGTTGATTTGA